In one Polaribacter sp. ALD11 genomic region, the following are encoded:
- a CDS encoding RND family transporter, with protein MNFWTKAAGLILRNRYLVLLIIALITAFLASQMKYMKFSYTEANLLPEDHQANLEYNKFLEIFGEEGNLVILGVKDSTVFTPEKFNAWNKLVEQFDERDEIDFTISIADVQKLKADRKNRKFILEPLYEEDPTTKEEVNAIKKQLFEKLPFYDNLLYNKKTGTLQTAIYIKKEIINTPKRRDFIFDVLIPAIEKFEKENNLDVRVSGMPYIRTLNAQNIQDEIILFVVGALGITALIFFFFFRSFRATFITLLVVLIGVIWAFGFIGLFHYEITVLSALIPPLIIVIGVPNAVFLINKYQQEIKKHGQQAKALQRVISKVGNATLMTNITTASGFATFVFVKSNLLREFGILASVNIISIFILALLIIPIIYSFMPLPKKKHLSHLETKWIENVVNWMEKMVRNQRITIYFATVLVIVLSIIGIYKITVSGSLIEDMPKKTNFYKDIKFFEKEFGGIMPLEILIDTKKDKGVMKLSTLKRMEKLNETIETFPELSKPISVVNLVKYSKQAYYRGNPKYYQLPTNQEQSYIFSYTKNSNSDAGMLKTFVDSTGRYARITTFMKDIGTDKMDIIQERLKAVIAKEFPADKYTVTLTGKALVFIKGTNYLIKNLVISLSLAILLIAIFMAWMFRSPQMILISLVPNMLPLLITAGLMGFLDIPIKPSTILVFSIAFGISVDDTIHFLAKYRQELIANKWRIKPSVYAALRETGVSMFYTSIVLFFGFLVFTLSSFGGTIALGGLVSVTLLLAMVSNLLLLPSLLLTFEKKIANKKVFKEPKMRIFPPKEEKTE; from the coding sequence ATGAATTTCTGGACAAAAGCTGCTGGCCTAATTTTAAGAAACCGTTACTTGGTTTTATTAATTATTGCATTAATAACAGCCTTTTTAGCATCTCAAATGAAGTATATGAAATTCTCATATACTGAAGCAAACCTTCTACCAGAAGACCATCAAGCAAATCTAGAGTATAATAAATTTTTAGAAATTTTTGGAGAAGAGGGCAATTTAGTTATTCTTGGCGTTAAAGATTCTACCGTTTTTACACCAGAAAAATTTAATGCTTGGAATAAATTAGTAGAGCAATTTGATGAAAGAGATGAAATAGATTTTACCATTTCCATTGCAGATGTTCAAAAGTTAAAGGCAGATAGAAAAAATAGAAAATTTATTCTAGAACCTTTATATGAGGAAGACCCTACTACAAAAGAAGAAGTAAATGCCATTAAAAAACAGCTTTTCGAAAAGCTTCCTTTTTATGACAACCTGCTTTACAACAAAAAAACAGGAACGCTGCAAACAGCAATCTATATTAAAAAAGAAATCATAAATACGCCAAAACGTAGAGATTTTATTTTTGACGTATTAATTCCTGCTATAGAAAAATTTGAAAAGGAAAATAATTTAGACGTTCGGGTTTCTGGAATGCCTTATATTAGAACCCTAAATGCACAAAACATTCAGGATGAAATTATCCTCTTTGTAGTTGGTGCATTAGGTATTACCGCCTTAATTTTCTTCTTTTTCTTCCGATCCTTTAGAGCTACCTTCATTACACTTTTGGTAGTTTTAATTGGTGTTATTTGGGCTTTCGGGTTTATAGGATTATTCCATTATGAAATCACCGTTTTATCTGCTTTAATACCTCCTTTAATTATTGTTATTGGGGTACCTAATGCGGTATTCCTAATCAATAAATATCAACAAGAAATAAAGAAACATGGCCAGCAAGCTAAAGCTTTACAGCGCGTAATTTCTAAAGTTGGAAATGCAACATTAATGACCAATATTACAACTGCATCTGGTTTTGCAACCTTTGTTTTTGTAAAAAGTAATTTACTACGTGAATTCGGAATTTTAGCTTCGGTAAATATTATCAGTATTTTTATTTTAGCTTTATTGATTATCCCGATTATTTATAGTTTTATGCCACTTCCTAAGAAGAAGCATTTAAGTCATCTTGAAACAAAGTGGATTGAAAATGTAGTAAACTGGATGGAAAAAATGGTAAGAAACCAAAGAATTACCATCTATTTTGCAACAGTTTTAGTAATCGTTTTAAGTATTATTGGTATCTATAAAATTACAGTTTCTGGTAGTTTAATTGAAGACATGCCTAAGAAAACAAACTTTTATAAAGATATTAAATTCTTCGAAAAGGAGTTTGGAGGTATTATGCCTTTAGAAATTTTAATAGATACAAAAAAAGACAAAGGTGTCATGAAGCTTTCCACTTTAAAAAGGATGGAAAAATTAAATGAAACTATAGAAACTTTTCCAGAACTATCAAAACCTATATCTGTAGTTAATCTTGTAAAATACTCTAAACAAGCCTATTATAGAGGTAATCCAAAATATTACCAATTACCAACAAATCAAGAGCAGAGTTATATTTTTTCATACACAAAGAATTCTAATAGTGATGCTGGCATGCTTAAAACATTTGTAGATTCTACAGGTCGTTATGCTAGAATCACCACTTTTATGAAAGATATCGGAACTGATAAGATGGATATTATTCAAGAGCGATTAAAAGCTGTAATTGCCAAAGAATTTCCTGCAGATAAATACACTGTTACATTAACAGGTAAAGCATTGGTCTTTATAAAAGGAACCAATTACTTGATTAAAAACTTAGTTATCTCCTTGTCTTTAGCCATTTTATTAATCGCTATTTTTATGGCTTGGATGTTTAGGTCGCCACAAATGATTTTAATTTCCTTAGTTCCAAACATGCTACCGCTGCTAATTACTGCTGGTTTAATGGGTTTTTTAGATATTCCTATAAAACCATCTACCATCTTAGTATTTAGTATTGCTTTTGGTATTTCTGTAGATGATACCATTCACTTTCTTGCTAAATATAGGCAAGAACTGATAGCTAATAAATGGAGAATAAAACCATCTGTTTATGCTGCTTTAAGAGAAACAGGTGTCAGTATGTTTTACACTTCAATTGTTTTATTCTTTGGTTTTTTAGTGTTTACACTTTCTAGTTTTGGTGGTACAATTGCCTTAGGTGGCTTAGTTTCTGTAACATTATTACTAGCAATGGTTTCTAACTTGTTATTATTACCTTCTTTATTACTAACTTTCGAGAAGAAAATTGCTAATAAAAAAGTGTTTAAGGAACCAAAAATGAGGATTTTCCCTCCAAAAGAAGAAAAAACAGAATAA